ATATTGCAGTGTTTACGGTAAGCGTAAAAGCAGGTGCGCTGGTAAGTGTTTTTGTGGCTGCGTATATTTTGATTGTGGTATTTTTATATTTTCATAGCCGTGCCGGCATTATGAATGAATTGATTTCCTTTGCAACCCAATACGGACAGGTACAGAAGAATTTATTAAATGAATTTATTGTACCGTATACCCTGTTGGACTCTAACGGAAAGATTTTGTGGCTGAATGAGGAATTTGCCAAGCTTACAGGAAAGAACAAGAAGTATCGCAAATCCATTGCCACTCTTTTTCCGGAAATTACAAAGGATAAGCTTCCAAAGGAAGCGGACTCAGAGGTCGCTGTTCAATATGGCGAAAGAGATTACAAGGCAGTGATGCGTGTGATTTCTATGGATAAGCTTTTGGAGGAGTCCGGTCTTGTGGAGTTGGCACAGGAAAATGATTTAATTGCCCTGTACCTATTTGATGAAACAGAATTAAACCGATATATTAGACAAAAAGAAGATGAAAAACTGGTTACCGGTCTTTTATATCTGGACAATTATGAAGAAGCGCTAAACAGCGTGGAAGAAGTTCGTCGTTCTCTTTTGGTTGCTTTGATTGAAAGAAAGCTGAATAAATATTTTAATGATGTAGACGGACTGATTAAAAAGCTGGAAAAGGATAAATTTATCCTTGTTATGCGTCAGAGCTCTTTAGAAGAATTGAAAAAGAAACGCTTTAATATTTTAGAGGACGTAAAGACGGTAAATATCGGAAATGATATGGCAGTTACGGTCAGTATCGGTATTGGTATCAACGCACCTACTTATGCGCAGAATTATGAATATTCCCGTATTGCCATTGACTTGGCATTGGGGCGTGGCGGTGATCAGGTGGTTATTAAGGACAGAGACCAGATGATTTACTTTGGCGGAAAGTCTCAGCATGCAGGAAAGAACACTCGTGTAAAGGCTCGTGTAAAAGCTCATGCGCTGCGGGAATTTATGGTAAGTAAGGACAAAGTTGTGGTTATGGGACACAAGATTTCTGATGTGGACTCCATCGGCGCAGCTATCGGTATTTACAGAGCGGCAAAATCCTTAAACAAGAAAGCGCATATTGTTGTGAACAACCCGACAATGTCGGTACGTCCGATTATTGAAAATTTCAGAGATAATCCTGACTATGATGAGGATATGTTTGTAGACAGTGATGAAGCAAAAGAAATTGTAGATAATAATACCGTAGTAGTAGTAGTAGATACCAATAAGCCAAGCTATACAGAGTGTGAAGAGCTTCTGCACAAGACAAAGACCATTGTGGTATTAGACCATCACAGACAGGGCAGCGAGGTTATTCAAAATGCTGTATTGTCTTATATTGAGCCTTATGCTTCCTCTTCCTGCGAAATGGTAGCGGAAATCCTTCAGTATTTTTCTGATGATATTAAAATCTACAATATTGAAGCAGATGCGATTTATTCCGGTATTATTATTGACACCAATAATTTCACAGCGAAGACAGGAGTTCGTACATTTGAAGCAGCAGCATTTCTCCGCCGCTGCGGCGCAGACGTTACCAGAGTACGGAAAATGTTCCGTGACGATGTGAAATCCTATCGTGCCAAGGCAGAGGCAATTCGTCATGTGGAAACCTACAAGAATTGTTTTGCCATTGCGGTTTGCCCAAGTGAAGGTATTGACAGTCCCACGGTTGTAGCTTCTCAGGCGGCAAATGAGCTTTTAAATGTAGACAGTATTAAGGCGACCTTTGTGCTTACCGATTATCAGGGCAAGATTTATATCAGCGCAAGAGCCATTGATGAAGTAAATGTACAGTTGATTATGGAAAAAATGGGCGGCGGCGGTCATATTAACATGGCGGGCGCACAGCTTCCGGGAGTTTCCGTAGAGGAAGGTATCCGACAGTTAAAAAATACCATTGACAAGATGATAAAAGAAGGAGATATAGAGGTATGAAAGTAATTTTAATTGAAGATGTAAAATCTCTTGGAAAAAAAGGTGAAATTGTAAACGTAAGCGACGGATATGCAAGAAATATGCTTTTCCCTAAGAAATTAGGTGTGGAAGCAACAGCAAAAAACATTAACGATTTAAAACTTCAGAAAGCGCATGAAGAAAAAGTGGCAAAAGAAAATCTTCAGGCTGCAAAAGAATTTAAAGAAGAATTAGAGACAAAGCAGGTAACTTTGGCAATTAAAGTGGGAGAAAACGGCAGAACCTTTGGCTCTGTATCCACGAAAGAAATTTCCGAAGCAGTGACAAAGCAGTTAGGATATGATATTGATAAGAAAAAAATGCAGCTTTCTAATCCAATTCGTGAATTAGGAACAACCATGGTTCCTGTAAAGCTTCATACACAGGTTACTGCACAGCTTAAGGTTGTGGTAAAGGAAGCATAGGAAGGGAGTCTTCACCAACATGGAAGAAGCACTGATAAAGCGAATTCTGCCTCACAGTCCGGAAGCGGAGCAGTCGGTTATCGGCTCTATGATTATGAGCAGAGATGCCATTGTAGAAGCTTCTGAGATTATTACAGGAGCGGATTTTTACCAGCAGCAGTACGGAATTGTTTTTGAGGCAATGATTGAGCTTCATGATGAAGGCAAGGCAGTGGATTTGATTACTTTGCAGGAGAGGTTAAAGGAAAAAGACTTGCCGCCTGAGATTTCCAGCATGGAGTTTGTAAGGGATTTACTGTCAGCCGTGCCTACTTCCGCAAATGTAAAATATTATGCGGAAATTGTGGCAGAAAAATCTATGCTGAGAAAGCTGATAAAGACCACAGAAGAAATTACAAACGCCTGTTATCTGGGGAAAGAAAAGATGCAGGATATTTTAGAGGTTACAGAAAAGAAAATTTTTGATTTGGTACAGAACAGAGGCAGTGAGGAGTTTGTTCCCATTCGTCAGGTTGTGCTAAACGCCATTGAGAAAATCGAAAAAGCCTCCAGAAGTCAGGGCAGTGTAACCGGTATTCCCACAGGTTTTATTGACTTAGATTATAAAATGTCCGGTTTTCAGCCCTCTGATTTGATTTTGGTAGCGGCTCGTCCTTCTATGGGAAAGACAGCTTTTGTTTTGAATATTGCTCAGTATATGGCATTTCATAATGATGTGACAGCGGCGATTTTCAGCTTGGAAATGTCAAAGGAACAGCTGGTAAACCGTCTGCTGGCATTGGAGTCAAAGGTAGACTCACAGAACATCCGAACAGGTAATCTGGAGGATGAAGAATGGGCAAAGCTCATTGAAGGCGCAAATATTATAGGCAAATCCAATTTAATCATTGATGATAAGCCGGGTATTTCTATTTCAGAGCTGCGCTCCAAGTGTAGAAAGTATAAGATGGAGCATAATCTGGGAGTTATTTTTATCGATTATTTGCAGCTTATGACAGGAAGCGGAAGAAGTGAGTCCAGACAGCAGGAAATTTCAGAGATTTCCCGTTCTTTAAAAGCGCTTGCCAGAGAGTTGAACGTGCCTGTTGTAGCGCTTTCTCAGTTAAGCCGTGCCGTAGAGCAGCGTCCTGACCACAGACCAATGCTTTCTGACCTTCGAGAGTCAGGAGCTATTGAACAGGATGCCGACGTAGTTATGTTTATTTATCGTGATGATTATTATAATAAAGACTCCGAAAATAAAAACATAGCAGAGATTATTATTGCCAAGCAGAGAAACGGTCCTATCGGAACAGTAAATCTGGTATGGCTGCCGAACTATACAAAGTTTGTGAATATGAAAAAATAAGAATATAATTTTAAAAGACCACCCTTCCTCCTGTTAAGGTTTATGGGTGGTCTTTTTGTGGTTGCTAATGAGACATTTTACTCATCGTAAATATTTACAATTTCTCCATCTAAAATTCGATTCATATTTTTTACGGCACAGAAGTTCCCGCACATACTGCATGTGTCTTCTTTTTCCGGCTTTGCCTCTGCACGATAGCGTTTTGCTTTTTCCGGGTCAATGCAAAGGCGGAACATCTCTTCCCAGTCCAGATTTTTTCTGGCAGTGCTCATTTCATAATCCCAGTCGGCAGCGCCTTTAATACCTTTGGCAATATCAGCGGCATGAGCGGCAATTTTGGATGCAATAATCCCCTCTTTTACGTCATTGACATCAGGAAGGCGGAGATGCTCCGCAGGTGTTACATAGCACAGAAAAGAAGCGCCGTAGGTGGCAGCGATTGCACCTCCGATAGCAGCAGTGATATGGTCATAGCCGGGAGCGATATCGGTTACAAGAGGTCCGAGCACATAGAAAGGTGCGCCCTGACATACGGTCTGCTGAATTTTCATATTTGCTTCAATCTGATTTAAAGGCATGTGTCCCGGTCCTTCAATGATAACCTGAACATCTTTTTCCCATGCGCGTTTTGTCAGTTCGCCTAAAGTAACAAGCTCCTCAATCTGAGAAATATCTCCTGCATCAGCAAGACAGCCGGGACGGCAGGCGTCACCGAGGCTCATAGTAACATCATATTGTTGGCAGATATCCAGAATACGGTCGTAGTGCTCGTAAAACGGGTTTTCCTGTCCAGTCATTTCCATCCATGCAAAGATGATAGAGCCTCCTCTGGAAACAATGTTGGTAAGGCGTTTGTTTTCCTTAAAGCGTTTAGCGGTATTTTTATTGATACCTACATGAATAGTCATGAAATCTACGCCGTCTTTTGCGTGCATTTCCACAATATTAATCCACTCTTCGGAAGTGATTTCCTTTAACGGCTTGTGGTAATAGACAACAGCATCATAAATCGGTACAGTACCGATAATTGCAGGACATTCTGAGGTTAATTTGCGGCGAAATTTCTGCGTATCGCCAAAGGAGCTTAAATCCATAATAGACTCAGCGCCCATTTTTACTGCGTCGTTTACTTTTTCAAGCTCCATATCAAGGTCCTTCCAGTCTCTGGAAGTTCCCAGATTGACATTGATTTTTGTTTTCAGCATAGAGCCAATTCCGTTTGCCTCCAGACAGGTATGCAGCTTATTGGCAGGAATAGCTACTTTTCCTTCCGCCACAAGCTGACGAAGCTTTTGCACATCCATTTGTTCTTTTGCAGCCACAGCTTCCATTTCCTTGGTGATGATACCCTGTCGTGCGGCATTCATTTGCGTTGTGTACGTCATATTCATTCTCCAATCTTATTTTATTAAAAAACTCCCCGAAATAGAAAAGTGCCCGTACCAAAAAAGGGTATACGGACACTGTAAATGCTGGTATAAACTCCCTACGTTGGCATAATCCAAATCAGGTAATACAGGTCGAAGTCAGACTTCCTCTCAGCCCTAAGGCTCCCTGGTTGTTTTTTCTCAGTGTAGCACTGCGGTGGGGACTTGTCAATGTTTTTGTCGAACGTATTTTCTTGCAATTTAAAGTGTGTTTGTTATAATAATTAAGAGAAAGCGAGAAAGGGGTTAAGGTATGCAGGAGACCATTTACTCTGTTTCTGAAGCCGTGGGAATTTTAGAGCTTCAATCTCATGTACTGCGGTACTGGGAGGAAGAAATGAAGCTTCCTATTAAGAGAAACGAGTTGGGACACAGATACTACACCCGATGGGATATTCAGGTTTTTTTGAGTATTAAGGAACTAAAGAAAAAAGGATATTCATTAAAAGAAATCGGAAAACTGGCGGAGCTTTTTTATCAGAAGCAGGAAAAAGAGAGCAGGATTTCCCCGGAATTTATGGAGATTATCAGCAAGCTTGTAAAGGCGCAGTTAAAGGAGAAAAAAACAGGAGAAGACAGATATAAGAAGCTGGATGAAAGAATTCGTAATTATCAGCAGTCAAGGCGTGAGGTAGCGGCTGCTTTAGAAAAGAAAAATTCCAAAAAGAAAGGGATATTTTCGAGAAGATGAGAAAAAGAAAGAGGCAGGACTTTGAAAGTTCTGCCTCTTTTCTAAAAAATATTAGCCTTCAACGATAGCTTCTGTTGGACAAACACCAGCGCATGTTCCGCAGTCAACGCATGTATCAGCGTCGATAACGTATTTGTCATCACCTTCGGAAATAGCTTCAACTGGGCATTCGCCAGCGCATGTTCCGCAGCTTACACATTCATCTGTAATTACGTATGCCATGATTATATCCTCCTTTATATTCTGAACTTAAGAATTCAGTTCTTAGCTGTATTCTAATATATTTACTTCTATAATACAAGTCTTAATTTAGAAACAATGCAGAAAAAGAGTTGAACATAAGGAGGAAAGAGATTATAATAAAATTCATAAAACAGAACAAGGAGGAAATATTCATGAAGGTAACACCAGATATGACAATCGGTGAGTTAATCCGTTTAGATGAAAACATTGTTCCAATTCTCATGAGAGCAGGCATGCACTGCATCGGATGCCCTTCCGCACAGGGAGAAAGCATTGCAGAGGCAGCTATGGTTCACGGAATTGACGGAAATATGTTAGTTGCTCAGATTAACGATTTTTTAGAAAATAAATAATGAAAAAGGAGTTGCTGTATCCCGGGTTACAGGGATATAACAACTCCTTTTAGCATCCTAGATTAGTGTCAGTTTTTGTAAAGCTTCGGTAGAGAGAATACATCCCTTGTGTTCTGCAAGAAATGCTTCTCTGGCAGGTGACAGCTTTTTGCCGTTGCCATATTCGGAAAGCATATTGCAAACACGGTTGAAATCCTCCGGTGAGGTCTGATCCTGATGAAGAAGCAGAGAATAGGTATCTGCCCTTTCGTCTTTATACAGGGAGTTAAAGCCTTGGAAGAAATTGTTTAATCCGTGAGCTGCCTCGATAACCGTATCTAAGTCAGGAAAAACATATTCTCTTCTTAAATTGATATGCTCGGCAGGCGAATTTTTCTCAGTTCCCTGAGCAACAGCTTCTTTTTTCTCCCTTTTTTCCTTTTTCTTTTTCTGCTCTTCACTGGCCTTGTATATTTTGGCAAAGAGATCCAAGATGTCATCTGCTCCTTCCATTTCAATAGGAGGCGCAGGCTCAGAGGAAGGCTCACCGAATGGGGTAAACTTAGAAAAGCGGGTATCCAGCTCTTCAGGGTCTTCTACCTTGGAAATAATCAGGATAATACTTTCTGAGGAAATGGGAATTGCTTCAATCATCAGAGGAATATCATTTGCTTCAAAACCAAATTGCAAATTTGCCTGTTTCATCATATCCCGAAACAGCTCCTTTGCTTTATCGCTTCCATACGCCAGTTCACTTAAACGAAGCTGTCTTGCATCTAAATCTTCCTTTGTAAGTGTACAGCGTATCTGATTTTCATTAATTTTTTCTATTTTCATAACATCACATCCTGTCTGTTTATTATCTAAAGATGCTATTTTCTCTTTTACATTATATACTATGCGTGATAAGCTTGTAAAGACGGAATAGTTACTTTTCATAATCAGGCAGATTATGGTAAAATATGGAACAAAGAAAGGAGTGCATCATGCAGAAAGATTTAACACAAGGTTCGATTACAAAAACATTATTGCTTTTTGCAATGCCCATGATTGCGGGGGATTTATTGCAGCAATTTTATAACATAGCAGATACTTTGATTGTAGGGCGTTTTTTGGGAGCGGAAGCTTTGGCGGCAGTAGGATCCTCATACACGCTGATGACTTTTTTAACCTCCATACTTTTGGGGCTGTCAATGGGAAGCGGGGCAGTTTTTTCCATTCATTACGGAGAGAAAAATGAAGAAAAATTAAAAGAAAGTATGGCAGCGGCGTTTTGGCTGATTTTTGCAGTGGCATTAGCGCTGAATATATTTGTTTTTCTCTGTATCCATCCGATTATGAGCTTTTTGCAGGTTCCCGAAGAAATTTATGACATGATGCAAGAGTATCTTTGGATTGTCTTTTGGGGAATTTTTGCTTCTTTTTTATATAATTATTTTGCATCTTTGCTTCGTGCAGTGGGAAATTCAGTCGTACCGCTGGTATTTTTGGCAATAAGCGCTGTGCTGAATATTATTTTAGATTTATGGTTTGTCTTGGGGCTTAAATGGGGCGTGGCAGGAGCGGCAGCAGCTACTGTGTTTTCCCAGTATGTGGCAGGGATTGGAATATTCTTTTATAGTGGGATAAAACTGCCGTATTTTCGTGGCATTGGAAAATATATGCGCCCGAAATGGGAAATGATGAAGGAAATCGGACAATTTTCTTTTCTGACCTGTTTGCAGCAGTCGGTAATGAACTTGGGAATTCTCATGGTGCAGGGACTTGTAAACAGCTTTGGAACGGTAATTATGGCGGCTTTTGCGGCGGCTGTGAAAATTGACTCCTTTGCGTATATGCCTGTGCAGGACTTTGGAAATGCTTTTTCCACTTTTGTA
The DNA window shown above is from Blautia hansenii DSM 20583 and carries:
- a CDS encoding DHH family phosphoesterase codes for the protein MNGKIKMKGQLKIYMQFPILLGTLLIIMNIAVFTVSVKAGALVSVFVAAYILIVVFLYFHSRAGIMNELISFATQYGQVQKNLLNEFIVPYTLLDSNGKILWLNEEFAKLTGKNKKYRKSIATLFPEITKDKLPKEADSEVAVQYGERDYKAVMRVISMDKLLEESGLVELAQENDLIALYLFDETELNRYIRQKEDEKLVTGLLYLDNYEEALNSVEEVRRSLLVALIERKLNKYFNDVDGLIKKLEKDKFILVMRQSSLEELKKKRFNILEDVKTVNIGNDMAVTVSIGIGINAPTYAQNYEYSRIAIDLALGRGGDQVVIKDRDQMIYFGGKSQHAGKNTRVKARVKAHALREFMVSKDKVVVMGHKISDVDSIGAAIGIYRAAKSLNKKAHIVVNNPTMSVRPIIENFRDNPDYDEDMFVDSDEAKEIVDNNTVVVVVDTNKPSYTECEELLHKTKTIVVLDHHRQGSEVIQNAVLSYIEPYASSSCEMVAEILQYFSDDIKIYNIEADAIYSGIIIDTNNFTAKTGVRTFEAAAFLRRCGADVTRVRKMFRDDVKSYRAKAEAIRHVETYKNCFAIAVCPSEGIDSPTVVASQAANELLNVDSIKATFVLTDYQGKIYISARAIDEVNVQLIMEKMGGGGHINMAGAQLPGVSVEEGIRQLKNTIDKMIKEGDIEV
- the rplI gene encoding 50S ribosomal protein L9, coding for MKVILIEDVKSLGKKGEIVNVSDGYARNMLFPKKLGVEATAKNINDLKLQKAHEEKVAKENLQAAKEFKEELETKQVTLAIKVGENGRTFGSVSTKEISEAVTKQLGYDIDKKKMQLSNPIRELGTTMVPVKLHTQVTAQLKVVVKEA
- the dnaB gene encoding replicative DNA helicase, with the translated sequence MEEALIKRILPHSPEAEQSVIGSMIMSRDAIVEASEIITGADFYQQQYGIVFEAMIELHDEGKAVDLITLQERLKEKDLPPEISSMEFVRDLLSAVPTSANVKYYAEIVAEKSMLRKLIKTTEEITNACYLGKEKMQDILEVTEKKIFDLVQNRGSEEFVPIRQVVLNAIEKIEKASRSQGSVTGIPTGFIDLDYKMSGFQPSDLILVAARPSMGKTAFVLNIAQYMAFHNDVTAAIFSLEMSKEQLVNRLLALESKVDSQNIRTGNLEDEEWAKLIEGANIIGKSNLIIDDKPGISISELRSKCRKYKMEHNLGVIFIDYLQLMTGSGRSESRQQEISEISRSLKALARELNVPVVALSQLSRAVEQRPDHRPMLSDLRESGAIEQDADVVMFIYRDDYYNKDSENKNIAEIIIAKQRNGPIGTVNLVWLPNYTKFVNMKK
- the thiC gene encoding phosphomethylpyrimidine synthase ThiC — translated: MTYTTQMNAARQGIITKEMEAVAAKEQMDVQKLRQLVAEGKVAIPANKLHTCLEANGIGSMLKTKINVNLGTSRDWKDLDMELEKVNDAVKMGAESIMDLSSFGDTQKFRRKLTSECPAIIGTVPIYDAVVYYHKPLKEITSEEWINIVEMHAKDGVDFMTIHVGINKNTAKRFKENKRLTNIVSRGGSIIFAWMEMTGQENPFYEHYDRILDICQQYDVTMSLGDACRPGCLADAGDISQIEELVTLGELTKRAWEKDVQVIIEGPGHMPLNQIEANMKIQQTVCQGAPFYVLGPLVTDIAPGYDHITAAIGGAIAATYGASFLCYVTPAEHLRLPDVNDVKEGIIASKIAAHAADIAKGIKGAADWDYEMSTARKNLDWEEMFRLCIDPEKAKRYRAEAKPEKEDTCSMCGNFCAVKNMNRILDGEIVNIYDE
- a CDS encoding MerR family transcriptional regulator; the encoded protein is MQETIYSVSEAVGILELQSHVLRYWEEEMKLPIKRNELGHRYYTRWDIQVFLSIKELKKKGYSLKEIGKLAELFYQKQEKESRISPEFMEIISKLVKAQLKEKKTGEDRYKKLDERIRNYQQSRREVAAALEKKNSKKKGIFSRR
- a CDS encoding DUF362 domain-containing protein; amino-acid sequence: MAYVITDECVSCGTCAGECPVEAISEGDDKYVIDADTCVDCGTCAGVCPTEAIVEG
- a CDS encoding DUF1858 domain-containing protein, producing the protein MKVTPDMTIGELIRLDENIVPILMRAGMHCIGCPSAQGESIAEAAMVHGIDGNMLVAQINDFLENK
- a CDS encoding adaptor protein MecA, which gives rise to MKIEKINENQIRCTLTKEDLDARQLRLSELAYGSDKAKELFRDMMKQANLQFGFEANDIPLMIEAIPISSESIILIISKVEDPEELDTRFSKFTPFGEPSSEPAPPIEMEGADDILDLFAKIYKASEEQKKKKEKREKKEAVAQGTEKNSPAEHINLRREYVFPDLDTVIEAAHGLNNFFQGFNSLYKDERADTYSLLLHQDQTSPEDFNRVCNMLSEYGNGKKLSPAREAFLAEHKGCILSTEALQKLTLI
- a CDS encoding MATE family efflux transporter, whose translation is MQKDLTQGSITKTLLLFAMPMIAGDLLQQFYNIADTLIVGRFLGAEALAAVGSSYTLMTFLTSILLGLSMGSGAVFSIHYGEKNEEKLKESMAAAFWLIFAVALALNIFVFLCIHPIMSFLQVPEEIYDMMQEYLWIVFWGIFASFLYNYFASLLRAVGNSVVPLVFLAISAVLNIILDLWFVLGLKWGVAGAAAATVFSQYVAGIGIFFYSGIKLPYFRGIGKYMRPKWEMMKEIGQFSFLTCLQQSVMNLGILMVQGLVNSFGTVIMAAFAAAVKIDSFAYMPVQDFGNAFSTFVAQNYGAGRIDRIKKGIKKAVSLSVGFSLCISAVVFFFARPLMTIFVNAEETAILSAGVEYLRIEGAFYCGIGCLFLLYGYYRAVKKPGMSLILTVISLGTRVVLAYVLSAIPQIGVTGIWWSVPVGWGLADLAGFLYYKRLGKV